The DNA sequence GAAATGAAATTGTAGGAACAACATCTGTTTTATCAGCTCGCATTTTCCCGTCCGGTGAACTTCTTATGTTtagatttgaaagaaaaaatggcGCAGTTGTTATGTCAGTCAGATTTACTTTAGACGCCAAGAAGCATTTTAGAAATATGAATGAAACAACTCCGATTGAACTGAAAGATGAGAAACATTTACCGACAGGACCAGACACCCCTAATTCATACAAGTGTGTGACAGAAGAAATGGTAAAATTCCGTCCAAACAACAATTTTATGATGATAATGAAGATAAGAAATTTACACGTGCAGGCGTACCGTATCACAAGAAGTACCTATGGACCAGGTAAAGTAATTTCATAATTATCTGTTTTAGACAATTTTCCGTGCACTCCAAAGATATGTTGCGTAGGTACCTTAATCAAAACTAATATGACAGTACGAAGCTGATCAGACAGAGCCTACGATACCTGGGATAAATGTAGTGAAAAAATGTTCCCAAATTGTTGTACAGAGagataaaatgagccgcaccatgagaatacaaacatagtgcatttgcgaccagcatggatccagaccagcctgcgcatccgcgcagtcttgtcaggatccatgctgtttgctttcacaGCCTGTTGCAATTACAGataccgttagtgaacagcatggattctgactagactgcgcggatgcgcaggctggtctggatccatgctggtcgcaagcgctatatgttggttttctcattgtgcggctcaaattTAGAATATAAGCAAACATAAGTAACTACAGTTTAAACTATATGTATAAAGAGATGTGGCCTTGTTAGCTTtcgatttaaagaaaaataaaggattttttcattgactttttttttcaaaatatatcctTAAATCGTTATAAGCTCCAAACAGCTCAGAGTTCAAGCTTTTATCTTTATCAGTTGTTGAATGTAGTCAAGACACGGCTACTTCTACACCTATGCCGGAAACGACAGTTGTACCTCATAATGAGACAACAACTCCATATCAACCGGAAACAACGACTGAAATACAGCCAAACACAACCACAGAGCCTGAACCGGAAACAACAACTACAATACAGCCAAACACGACCACGGAGCCACAACCGGAAACGACGACTCCAGTACAACCAAACACGACCACAGAGCCTGAACCGGAAACGACAACACCAAAACAACCAAATATAACTACTGAACCATATTCGAATGTGACAACTGAGCCACTACCGGAAACTACAACTCAACCGGAACCGGAAACAACAACAAAGCCACAGCCGGAAACGACAACTGCTCCAGAAATAGAAACAACGACGACCATGATCCCAACTACTCCTTTTCCACATGGCTCTAAGTACGTTGTAAGGGACAATGAGGAAGTGTGTATTATTCTGCAAGGACGAATAACATTTGACATCCCGTTCCAGAAAAAGGATGGCAGTGTAAGTACTGTTTCTTAaattcaattattacaaaattcaCAAGAAACAAGAAGAGCTATGGGAGCTTACAACACCGTTATTGTTTACCATTTGAAACGTTTATGCTAAAATCATAGTCAAAATTCCTCTATCTATGATCAATTTACTCACAAATTGGTTATATGTGAATGTACATCTCCTAGAATGGTGTCAATTTGACTTTTTGCAGATGTTTCTTGAAATCTCTACATCTCCTTTACCTTTTCATGAAACCTTAAAAAGGGTTACATACTGAAATATTCAATTACCATgacgatatattttttttttctattattagaccggCACGGCAACTGTTTCTGTCCCAGACAGTGTGAATG is a window from the Mercenaria mercenaria strain notata chromosome 7, MADL_Memer_1, whole genome shotgun sequence genome containing:
- the LOC123555154 gene encoding uncharacterized protein LOC123555154, whose translation is MKFIGGFIFLLGCFINAKCTHFEIHSKTIGGACILLDIDATFNLTYTNGHKTQDAPLFNLSGATVDNSSSKCGNEIVGTTSVLSARIFPSGELLMFRFERKNGAVVMSVRFTLDAKKHFRNMNETTPIELKDEKHLPTGPDTPNSYKCVTEEMVKFRPNNNFMMIMKIRNLHVQAYRITRSTYGPVVECSQDTATSTPMPETTVVPHNETTTPYQPETTTEIQPNTTTEPEPETTTTIQPNTTTEPQPETTTPVQPNTTTEPEPETTTPKQPNITTEPYSNVTTEPLPETTTQPEPETTTKPQPETTTAPEIETTTTMIPTTPFPHGSKYVVRDNEEVCIILQGRITFDIPFQKKDGSTGTATVSVPDSVNVNGNCSYSDTEQEITLTFFKSQWMLDIVIAKESKSVLQNFAIFKALSKSSDYSWQAVTLTYVVDSHFPNAKNQGMKVKAVADGTFGKFKANTDGSYMCNAEQDIEFGKDKKMKMDYNFPFP